Within Elizabethkingia sp. JS20170427COW, the genomic segment TTCTGTTGCGGCAACTACTTTTATCCCGGACTGTTGTAGGTAGTCTACCACATGAGCCATATTTTTCTCTTTACAGATTTTTACGTTGTATAATGCTCCTGCTGAGGTTTTTATCGCATCGGAATTAACGGGAGCAGCCCCTTTTTCAGCAATGATAATGGCATCTACTCCAACGCATTCTGCAGTTCGGGTAATGGCACCAAAATTTCTAACATCTGTCAATCTGTCCAGCATTAGTAAAAATGGCGTTTTTCCTTCTTCAAATAAAGCAGGAAGAACATCCTCTATACTATAAAAAGGAATGTCGGAAATAAAGGCCACCACCCCTTGGTGGTTTTTACGGGTAAAGCGATTAAGCTTTTCGATAGGAACATAATTGGCGCGCAATTTATGTTTTGCTAATAAGGCTTTTAGTTCGATAACAATAGGGCCTTGTAATCCGTTTTGAATGAAGATTTTATCAATGGTTTTACCAGCTTCTATAGCCTCGATAACAGGTCTTAGTCCGAAGATGAAATCGTCTTTTTTATTTTGATGTTCGTGCATGTAATTTTTAATTAAAAGGGTAAATATTATTTGTTTTACTTGAAGTGTCTTTTAGTCTCTCTCACCAATAAGAGCTCTTTTCTGTGCGGAAATATAGCCTAGGTGTAAGCTTTCATGTATATTATTATAAAGAATAGCATCCTCTATATTTTTGAGGTCCATTCCCATACTTGTGGAGTAGGGGGAATAATCCGTAAAAAAATCATCGCGATAATCATTTGCCATAATTTTTGAAGTCTCGGTCAATAGATAATGCAAGTCTTCCATTTCTTGTTCGGTAACATCTAAGTTTGGGAGCGTTCCTTTTTTATATTTTTCTATCCAATATTTGTCTATTCTGAAAGGATTACCACTCAGATAATAGATAAGCAATTGTTGGGTGGCTACACAGTGGGCAATATTCCAATACATATTATTATTGAAGCCATCCGGAATGGTGATTAAATCTTCGTAACTGGTTTTCAGCAACACATCGGCTAGGTTTTTCCTTAGCATGCGATGGGCTTTTAAAAGATGATCCACGGTAAATAACTTTATTTTGTTCAAAAGTAATCTAAATAGAGCAAACTGCCTAATTCTGCAGGGAGAAGTTTAACAAATTTTAACTATAAATAAAGTCGGAAAATAGCATTTATTGCAAAGTTTTTATAGAAATTTAC encodes:
- the rlmB gene encoding 23S rRNA (guanosine(2251)-2'-O)-methyltransferase RlmB, translating into MHEHQNKKDDFIFGLRPVIEAIEAGKTIDKIFIQNGLQGPIVIELKALLAKHKLRANYVPIEKLNRFTRKNHQGVVAFISDIPFYSIEDVLPALFEEGKTPFLLMLDRLTDVRNFGAITRTAECVGVDAIIIAEKGAAPVNSDAIKTSAGALYNVKICKEKNMAHVVDYLQQSGIKVVAATEKAQNLVYDTCLTEPLCIVMGNEETGISKEVLHHSDEKIKLPIEGKTQSLNVSVACGAILYETVRQRISENQNL
- a CDS encoding DinB family protein; the encoded protein is MDHLLKAHRMLRKNLADVLLKTSYEDLITIPDGFNNNMYWNIAHCVATQQLLIYYLSGNPFRIDKYWIEKYKKGTLPNLDVTEQEMEDLHYLLTETSKIMANDYRDDFFTDYSPYSTSMGMDLKNIEDAILYNNIHESLHLGYISAQKRALIGERD